The DNA window CGAGGGGCTCATTCTGCGCAGAGAAGGAAAAAAATGGTACGGCCCCAGTTTCTATAACCTTGGCGGCGGGTCTGTGGGTTTGCAGATCGGAGCGCAGAAAATTTCTTTCGTGCTGGTGATCACCAACGAGGCCGGCGTGGATGCTTTTCTGAAGAGCAGAACCAAGCTGGGCGGGGACGTGGCGATTGCCGCCGGCCCCGTGGGAAGGCGGGGAGAGGCGGCCACCGACGGTCAGATGAAAGCTTCCATATACAGCTATTCTCTGACGAAGGGCCTCTTCGCGGGTGTTTCCCTGGACGGCTCGGTCATCAGCGTCAGCGTCAAACGCAACAAGGAATACTGGAAGAAAGAAACGAGCGCGGATCAGGCTCTGAAAAATCCGGCGACGGACAAACGTATCCAACCCCTGATTCGGGCGATTGAAAAGGTATCAA is part of the Synergistaceae bacterium genome and encodes:
- a CDS encoding lipid-binding SYLF domain-containing protein yields the protein MKRSVKFLAILAKITLCVFLFVSSAEADSTANSLIEDAIEVLNEMSRQEDASSMGELLQDARAVAFVPGFVKAGFIIGGEYGEGLILRREGKKWYGPSFYNLGGGSVGLQIGAQKISFVLVITNEAGVDAFLKSRTKLGGDVAIAAGPVGRRGEAATDGQMKASIYSYSLTKGLFAGVSLDGSVISVSVKRNKEYWKKETSADQALKNPATDKRIQPLIRAIEKVSKAKKK